Proteins from a genomic interval of Sphingobacterium sp. SYP-B4668:
- a CDS encoding SRPBCC domain-containing protein, which translates to MNKKDIVIEVQMLIRKPAQDVFLAFVDPEITKNFWFTKGSALLEKGRTVSWEWEMYGVSTAVTVLDILPNEKISVSWGEPKTNIDFLFQSIDAQSTYLRIQNYGFEDLDDSTLMSFIIDSTGGFTTVIDGLKAYLEKGISLNLIADKFPMGV; encoded by the coding sequence ATGAACAAAAAGGATATTGTGATTGAAGTTCAGATGCTGATTCGCAAACCTGCTCAAGATGTCTTTCTAGCTTTCGTGGATCCCGAAATCACCAAAAACTTTTGGTTCACAAAGGGAAGTGCATTGCTTGAAAAAGGCAGAACAGTGTCCTGGGAATGGGAGATGTATGGTGTATCTACAGCAGTTACAGTACTCGATATTCTCCCTAATGAAAAGATAAGCGTGTCTTGGGGAGAACCCAAAACGAATATTGATTTTCTATTTCAATCTATTGATGCACAAAGCACATATCTTCGCATTCAAAATTATGGATTTGAGGACTTGGATGATAGTACATTGATGTCGTTCATCATAGACTCTACTGGAGGATTTACAACGGTAATTGACGGATTAAAAGCGTACCTTGAAAAGGGAATAAGTCTGAATCTGATTGCTGACAAATTCCCTATGGGGGTGTAG
- a CDS encoding TerC family protein yields MEWLADPQIWISFLTLTILEIVLGIDNIVFISILSGKLPAEQQKKARQLGLLLALVTRVLLLFSIKWIMSLTEPFVNFAEIFNITNTSFARYLELSGRDLILFIGGLFLIYKSVTEIHHKVEGHSEDQQLNTKRATFTSVIIQILILDIVFSLDSVITAVGMADQIGVMVAAVIVAVAIMLFSAESISKFVHDYPSIKMLALAFLLLIGVSLTAEAFDQHIPKGYIYFAMAFSVLVEYLNIRSEKKALKKQQASK; encoded by the coding sequence CAGATCCACAGATTTGGATTTCTTTTTTAACCCTGACGATTTTGGAAATCGTACTAGGTATCGACAATATTGTTTTTATTTCCATATTAAGTGGAAAGCTACCTGCCGAACAACAAAAAAAAGCTCGTCAGTTGGGGCTTTTGCTTGCTTTGGTGACACGTGTACTACTTTTGTTTTCTATCAAATGGATTATGTCCTTAACGGAGCCCTTCGTTAATTTTGCTGAAATCTTCAACATCACCAATACCTCTTTTGCACGATATCTCGAATTATCTGGAAGAGATCTCATTTTGTTCATTGGAGGACTTTTCTTGATTTATAAAAGTGTAACGGAGATACATCATAAGGTAGAGGGACACAGTGAAGACCAACAGCTCAATACGAAGCGGGCGACGTTTACAAGTGTCATCATTCAAATTTTAATTTTGGACATTGTTTTCTCTCTTGATTCCGTCATTACCGCTGTGGGAATGGCCGATCAAATCGGTGTGATGGTGGCAGCAGTTATTGTGGCAGTGGCTATCATGCTCTTCTCTGCAGAGAGCATCAGTAAGTTTGTACATGACTATCCATCTATTAAGATGCTCGCGTTAGCATTCTTACTTTTGATAGGGGTCTCACTTACTGCTGAAGCCTTTGATCAACATATTCCTAAAGGATACATTTATTTTGCAATGGCGTTCTCCGTGTTAGTTGAGTATTTAAATATCCGCTCCGAGAAAAAAGCACTGAAAAAACAGCAAGCATCCAAATAA
- a CDS encoding VOC family protein, with amino-acid sequence MAKVHHYLNFDGQAEEAFNFYKSIFGGEFKSFMRYQDMPSDEEIPQEIRGMVLNVVLPISKHFVLMGSDVHQHYGFNIQKGNNSFILLAAESSEEAQRLYKGLSEGGEIEMPMEETYWAQLYSSFKDKYGICWMINYDGSKLDRWGQ; translated from the coding sequence ATGGCAAAAGTACACCATTACCTTAATTTTGACGGGCAAGCCGAAGAAGCATTTAATTTTTACAAATCCATTTTTGGAGGAGAATTCAAGTCTTTTATGAGATATCAAGACATGCCTTCAGACGAGGAAATACCCCAAGAAATCAGAGGGATGGTGTTGAATGTTGTACTTCCTATTAGTAAACATTTCGTACTGATGGGTTCAGATGTACATCAACATTATGGGTTTAATATCCAAAAGGGCAACAATTCTTTTATTCTCTTAGCTGCAGAATCCTCCGAAGAAGCACAGCGATTATATAAGGGGCTTTCCGAGGGAGGTGAGATTGAAATGCCTATGGAAGAGACATACTGGGCACAATTGTATAGCTCTTTCAAAGATAAGTATGGTATTTGTTGGATGATCAATTATGACGGCAGCAAGCTGGACCGATGGGGGCAATAG